Proteins from one uncultured Cohaesibacter sp. genomic window:
- a CDS encoding pyrimidine 5'-nucleotidase, which translates to MQSDHGSGTNLLESFRDIDSWIFDLDNTLYPRHIDLFAQMEVKMNEFVSNLLGLTLDDASHLRHSYYKQYGTTLRGLMIEHDIAPDDFLEYVHDIDHSVVEPDPLLGQALCSLPGKRYIYTNGTKDHARKVSERLGITDYFDDVFDIVWAGLEPKPNRTPYERLLEQTGINPNRSAMFEDLARNLEVPDALGMTCVLIVPDQMREVFHGRWEAESTQVPYVHHVTDNLGRFLSDVLEAIGRGAPNTPMRA; encoded by the coding sequence ATGCAAAGCGATCACGGCTCCGGCACCAATTTGCTGGAGAGTTTCAGGGATATCGACAGTTGGATCTTCGACCTGGATAATACGCTCTATCCACGCCATATCGATCTTTTCGCGCAGATGGAAGTGAAGATGAATGAGTTCGTCTCCAATCTGCTGGGCCTGACGCTTGATGACGCATCCCATCTGCGCCATAGCTATTACAAGCAATATGGCACCACGCTGCGCGGCCTCATGATCGAGCATGACATCGCGCCCGATGACTTTCTTGAATATGTACACGACATCGACCACAGCGTTGTGGAACCCGACCCGCTCTTGGGTCAGGCGCTCTGTTCCCTGCCCGGCAAACGCTATATCTATACCAACGGCACGAAAGACCATGCCCGCAAGGTGTCCGAGCGCTTGGGCATTACCGACTATTTCGATGACGTCTTCGATATCGTGTGGGCGGGGCTTGAGCCCAAACCCAATCGCACGCCCTATGAACGACTTTTGGAGCAGACCGGCATTAATCCGAACCGCTCGGCCATGTTCGAGGATCTGGCGCGCAATCTCGAGGTTCCGGACGCGCTGGGCATGACATGTGTGCTTATTGTACCTGACCAGATGCGGGAAGTTTTTCATGGTCGTTGGGAGGCCGAAAGCACGCAGGTGCCTTATGTTCATCATGTGACCGACAATCTGGGCCGGTTCCTGAGCGATGTTCTGGAGGCCATCGGTCGGGGGGCGCCAAACACACCGATGCGCGCTTGA